In the Micromonospora narathiwatensis genome, one interval contains:
- the drmB gene encoding DUF1998 domain-containing protein — protein sequence MTDDNPAQMIFESAQPLDPLADSEQANVKNRAKVGSARPSSLLYTYGIGSIMDLPQFSIMPAGLDDWEPIWRRRPTVQTIEEPRLLKVVQLHLGSRVQQLRPFPWQPKARAMSQEGSDLGIPARVFPQWLRCTGCDYLGPLSRFSYTNTHPFRPDLATFEHASCPGRTFAGAAKGKAKAPAKGKARRSPAVPARYLLACANGHLDEFPYALWVHHGKTCPTAPHPDLKLRDSNIGQGAGAVITCERCQQRRGMGEAQGEAGKRKLPTCRGRHPHLNAFDPKCGLDTALMMMGASNLWFASTQSIIVMPRSEEQKQTALATKLRTHLTPEELADYAAMPKVLRSLLVANKCDIAGVTDEQLTAAAAEALAPPPSEEERRERLLDWDPVELLVPEWDYLQQPSLFAQQQDSSGLMVTEMPTAADLPKQVHRVIAVNRMKKVNAVIGFTRIDEMDRVNDLPSRLVKLTRDGRPTWVPATEDRGEGIFLQLDENAVAAWEAQILPTALWRAHREAHRRNFSRRFSATAARVGPNTRFPAPRYWLIHTLAHILIRQMAMSCGYGAASLSERLYAWTGTTDRPAAAGLLICTTASDSEGTLGGLVALSQPERLHGLLLDALRRAGRCSSDPVCGQRTPRHGEDFLHGAACHCCCFASETSCERANRFLDRRFLLTLPTIDDERVPGFFGSIDAY from the coding sequence GTGACGGACGACAACCCCGCGCAGATGATCTTCGAGTCGGCGCAGCCGTTGGACCCGCTGGCCGACAGCGAGCAGGCGAACGTCAAGAACCGGGCCAAAGTCGGGTCGGCCCGCCCATCGTCGCTGCTCTACACCTACGGTATCGGCTCGATCATGGACCTGCCGCAGTTCTCGATCATGCCGGCCGGGCTGGACGACTGGGAGCCGATCTGGCGGCGGCGGCCCACCGTGCAGACGATCGAGGAACCACGCCTACTCAAGGTGGTCCAGCTTCACCTCGGGTCGCGTGTCCAACAGCTACGGCCGTTCCCATGGCAGCCGAAGGCCCGCGCGATGTCGCAGGAGGGCTCCGACCTCGGCATCCCTGCCCGGGTGTTCCCGCAGTGGCTGCGCTGCACCGGCTGCGACTACCTCGGGCCGCTGTCGCGGTTCAGCTACACCAACACCCACCCGTTCCGGCCCGACCTGGCGACCTTCGAACACGCAAGTTGTCCCGGCCGCACGTTCGCGGGGGCGGCGAAGGGAAAGGCCAAGGCCCCTGCGAAGGGAAAGGCTCGGCGCAGCCCGGCGGTGCCAGCCCGTTACCTGCTCGCCTGCGCCAACGGCCACCTCGACGAGTTCCCGTACGCGCTGTGGGTGCACCACGGCAAGACCTGCCCCACCGCCCCCCACCCGGACTTGAAACTGCGCGACAGCAACATCGGTCAGGGCGCCGGCGCGGTCATCACCTGCGAACGTTGCCAACAGCGGCGCGGCATGGGCGAGGCCCAGGGCGAGGCCGGCAAGCGGAAGCTGCCGACCTGCCGGGGCCGGCACCCGCACCTGAACGCCTTCGACCCCAAGTGCGGGCTGGACACCGCGCTGATGATGATGGGCGCATCCAACCTCTGGTTCGCCTCGACCCAGTCGATCATCGTGATGCCCCGCAGCGAGGAGCAGAAGCAGACCGCGCTCGCCACGAAACTCCGTACGCACCTGACCCCGGAGGAACTGGCCGACTACGCCGCCATGCCGAAGGTGCTTCGTTCGCTGCTCGTCGCGAACAAGTGCGACATTGCCGGAGTCACCGACGAGCAGCTGACCGCAGCGGCGGCCGAGGCACTCGCCCCACCCCCGTCGGAGGAGGAACGCCGGGAGAGGCTACTCGATTGGGACCCGGTCGAGCTGCTCGTGCCGGAGTGGGACTACCTGCAACAGCCGAGCCTGTTCGCGCAGCAGCAGGACTCTAGCGGGCTGATGGTCACCGAGATGCCCACCGCCGCCGACCTCCCGAAGCAGGTGCACCGGGTCATCGCCGTAAACCGGATGAAGAAGGTCAACGCGGTAATCGGCTTCACCCGCATCGACGAGATGGACCGGGTCAACGACCTCCCGAGCCGACTCGTCAAGCTCACCCGGGACGGCCGACCCACCTGGGTCCCGGCCACAGAGGACCGCGGCGAGGGCATCTTCCTCCAGCTGGACGAAAACGCCGTCGCCGCCTGGGAAGCGCAGATCCTGCCCACCGCGCTGTGGCGAGCGCACCGCGAAGCCCACCGGCGCAACTTCTCCCGACGCTTCTCCGCCACCGCCGCCCGGGTCGGCCCGAACACCCGGTTCCCCGCACCCCGCTACTGGCTGATCCACACCCTCGCGCACATCCTCATCCGCCAGATGGCGATGTCCTGCGGCTACGGCGCCGCCAGCCTCAGCGAGCGCCTCTACGCCTGGACCGGCACCACCGACCGCCCCGCCGCTGCGGGGCTGCTCATCTGCACCACCGCCTCCGACAGCGAGGGAACCCTCGGGGGCCTCGTCGCGCTGAGCCAACCGGAACGGCTCCACGGACTCCTTCTCGACGCGCTCCGCAGAGCAGGCCGCTGCTCATCCGACCCCGTCTGCGGCCAACGCACACCACGGCACGGTGAGGACTTCCTGCACGGCGCGGCCTGCCACTGCTGCTGCTTCGCCTCGGAGACCTCCTGCGAACGCGCCAACCGGTTCCTCGACCGGCGGTTCCTGCTCACCCTGCCCACCATCGACGACGAACGGGTCCCCGGTTTCTTCGGCAGCATCGATGCTTACTGA
- the drmC gene encoding DISARM system phospholipase D-like protein DrmC, translating into MLTDPHAALGAFLTAYEAQRLATVLQAGGTTGQALKEVHAARRSEAKRLLAATGVGAEHRDGSVAVLRAIAGARSVRAAIDPVWTMPGVEATVGRLTSEAQRIIDDARMSIVCSSFNFTPYSGMWAALKSAAARPGLSVTVYLDAHASSPAAVAAHLPKATVLRTLTLPGGHQPLVNHAKFIVVDRAVTLLTSANFSYSAENTNIELGLLVHDTNLATSIEALMRSKHGILYEQVT; encoded by the coding sequence ATGCTTACTGACCCCCACGCCGCGCTCGGCGCCTTCCTGACCGCATACGAGGCACAACGACTCGCCACCGTGCTACAAGCTGGCGGCACCACCGGACAAGCGCTGAAAGAGGTGCACGCCGCCCGGCGCAGCGAGGCGAAACGCTTGCTGGCCGCGACTGGAGTCGGCGCGGAGCACCGGGATGGTTCGGTCGCCGTGCTTCGGGCCATTGCCGGCGCACGATCGGTCCGGGCCGCCATCGACCCCGTCTGGACCATGCCCGGCGTCGAGGCCACGGTTGGACGCCTCACCAGCGAAGCCCAACGAATCATCGACGACGCACGCATGTCGATCGTCTGTTCCAGCTTCAATTTCACGCCGTACTCAGGCATGTGGGCTGCCCTGAAGAGCGCCGCGGCGCGCCCTGGTCTCAGCGTGACGGTGTACCTCGACGCCCACGCCAGCTCACCGGCAGCCGTCGCGGCCCACCTGCCGAAGGCGACCGTGCTCCGGACGCTGACCCTGCCCGGAGGTCACCAGCCGCTGGTCAACCATGCCAAGTTCATCGTCGTCGACCGCGCGGTAACGCTGTTGACCAGCGCGAACTTCTCCTACAGTGCCGAGAACACCAACATCGAGCTGGGGCTACTGGTGCACGACACCAACCTCGCCACATCGATCGAGGCCCTCATGCGGAGCAAGCACGGCATCCTCTACGAACAGGTCACCTGA
- a CDS encoding MinD/ParA family ATP-binding protein: MLYGKPYGEADVQGPSDEQPERLAAHAPLGGHGGEQGEPAGRERALPPAPTPEQIVARALASVPSVPRLVGEAAVREIPREFGAGTRVETLWWRAASLRSGCPLVCVSSADGGVGRSVLTVGLGGLLALAVPDPVVAVDGTLRAWGGLEHRVARRTSSTVWDAVAADAGLTENAAAERLTQVGPTGLRVLVGESKLTAQRRPPTWPEMFGVIGHLRSVYRLALLDLPTADSTSTWRALGWSTVPVLVSRATVDGVQHTLRLLAHMRGAGLAHVPDRAVVVVMATTPSVAREVRAVEQLARQASAELVRVPYDPVLARADPLDPRALSKATRSALTEVAAAVIDRCPVEPAAVLSPGSSAPNGED, encoded by the coding sequence GTGCTGTACGGCAAGCCTTACGGGGAGGCGGACGTGCAAGGTCCATCGGACGAGCAGCCCGAACGGCTCGCCGCCCACGCGCCTTTGGGCGGGCACGGCGGTGAGCAGGGGGAGCCGGCGGGCAGGGAGAGGGCCCTCCCGCCGGCTCCCACCCCCGAACAGATCGTGGCCCGGGCTCTGGCCTCGGTGCCTTCGGTGCCACGCCTTGTCGGTGAGGCGGCGGTGCGGGAGATTCCGCGGGAGTTCGGCGCGGGAACCCGGGTGGAGACGCTGTGGTGGCGGGCGGCGTCGCTGCGGTCGGGCTGTCCACTGGTGTGCGTGTCCTCAGCGGACGGCGGCGTCGGGCGATCGGTGTTGACCGTCGGGCTCGGCGGGCTGCTGGCTCTTGCTGTTCCCGATCCGGTGGTGGCGGTTGACGGGACCTTGCGGGCGTGGGGTGGCCTGGAGCATCGCGTGGCCCGGCGCACCTCGTCGACCGTATGGGACGCGGTGGCCGCAGATGCCGGCTTGACGGAGAACGCGGCCGCGGAGCGGTTGACGCAGGTCGGGCCGACGGGGCTGCGGGTGCTGGTGGGGGAGAGCAAGTTGACCGCGCAGCGGCGCCCACCGACGTGGCCGGAGATGTTCGGCGTGATCGGTCATCTGCGCTCGGTCTACCGGTTGGCGCTGCTGGATCTGCCGACGGCGGACAGTACATCGACGTGGCGGGCGCTGGGCTGGTCGACGGTGCCGGTGCTGGTGTCGAGGGCGACGGTGGACGGGGTGCAGCACACGCTGCGGCTGCTGGCCCACATGCGCGGAGCGGGCCTGGCGCATGTGCCGGACCGGGCGGTGGTGGTGGTCATGGCGACCACGCCGTCTGTGGCGCGTGAGGTGCGGGCGGTGGAGCAGTTGGCGCGGCAGGCATCTGCGGAGCTGGTGCGGGTGCCGTATGACCCGGTTCTCGCACGGGCGGATCCGCTTGACCCTCGGGCGCTGAGTAAGGCCACTCGGTCGGCGTTGACCGAGGTCGCCGCAGCGGTGATCGACCGGTGTCCGGTCGAGCCCGCGGCTGTCCTTAGTCCGGGATCGTCGGCCCCGAACGGGGAGGACTAA